The stretch of DNA TATTATGATGGTAAGTTAGGGCAAGTTTCTTATCTGTCACCTGAAGGTGAAATTACCGTGGATATGACGAAAAAACGGCAATTTATGATTGAAGACGGTAAAATTGTGAACATGTTTGATACCAATGAATCAATTGGTGACCAAATGCTGTTGGAAGTTTTGGGTGAAAAATCCAGTACACAAATGAAGTCCATTGTGACGACAATTCAGCGTGAGCAAAATAAGATTATCAGGAATACTAGTGCTGATTTGCTGTTTGTCCAAGGTGCTGCCGGTTCTGGAAAAACTTCGGCGATTATGCAGCGAATTGCTTACTTGTTGTATCGTTATCGTGGGAACTTAACCAGTAGTGATGTGATTATGTTTAGCCCTAATCAATTATTTAATGATTATATTAAAAATGTTCTGCCAGAAATGGGCGAGCAAAACATGGTACAGATGACCTACTGGCAGTTTGTTAGCCGGCGTTTGCCAGGGATGACAGTGGAAAATTTGTTTGACCAGTTTGAAGATCAAACTGCAGACACAGCCATTGGCGAGTTTAAGGATTCAACGAGTTTCTTTAAGTTAGTAACGCGTTATGCTGAGCACCTCAATAAGCGAGGCGTTGTCTTTAAGGATATTTATTTTCGCAATAAAAAGCGCCCATTTTTTGCTAAGGATAAAATAAATGAACTTTACTATTCATACAATGATAATTATAATTTGAGTAATCGAATTGACGCAACGCGTGAAGAATTGATTAAGTCACTTAACCGCAAGATTAATGCGGAAACGAAAAAAGCTTGGGTTTCTGAAACAATTGAAAGTTTGAGTAAGCAGCAGCTAAATGCTCTTTATGATCGTCCAGATCAGGAATTTGAATCTGAAGAAAAAGAGGAAAAATTTTTAGGTCGTAAAATTGTCGTTAAAGCATTAGATAAAGTTTACCAACAAATTCGGCATAATAATTTTATTAATATGCGGGCGCAGTATTTGAGCTTTTTGCGGGCTGTACCAAAAATGACAGACTTAACAAAATGGCAGATTAGCACTGATGATTGGGCTAAGCATGTAGCAAAGGTAAAAGATAGTTTTAAGCAGCATCATATTCATATGAATGATGTTTCGGCTTACTTATACTTATACGACCTGCTTACTGGTCGGCACGTTAATTATGAAATGCGTTATGCTTTTATCGATGAAATTCAGGACTACACACCATTTCAATTATGTTATCTAAAGTATAATTTCCCGCGTGCGAAGTTTACAATGCTCGGTGACTTGAACCAGGCGATTTTTACAAAAGATGAAAGTCGCAGTTTATTAAAACAGATTAGTGGTTTGTTTGATCCTAAAAAGACCGATGTTGTGCAATTGACTAAGTCTTACCGTTCAACCAAGCAGTTGACCGATTTTACTAAACAGATTTTGCGGCAGGGAGAAAAGATTGAATCTTTTAACCGGCAAGGACCTAAGCCTGTCTTGTGGGGTCGTAAAAATGATCTTGAGACGATTCAGGTTCTGCAACAGGTTTTGCAGGATAATAGTAAAGAGCAACTGACCACGGCAATTATTACTAAGGATTTGGCTAGTGCCAAATTTGTAAGTCAAAAATTACAAGAAAATAACGTCAAAGCGACACTGATTGCAACAGCTAATCAGCGGTTAGTTGACGGGACACTAGTTGTGCCGTCTTATTTGGCTAAAGGATTAGAATTTGATGCCGTTATTATGTGGGCTGCTTCTGAGGCCAACTATCATCAACTTGATGAAACGCAATTAGTCTATACAATTACTTCACGTGCGATGTACAAACTCGATTTAATTTATACGGGACAAAAGAGTCCATTACTTGCAGTTGACCCGCATACTTATGAGGAAAAGTAGGAGGTAATTGATGGTGGAAAAAGAAAAATTTGTTTTTAAAAAAATTGATGAAATGTCGGGGCGTGAGGTATTTTGTATTGCCCGCTTACGGATCAATACTTTTGTAACCGAGCAAGAAATCACGGTACCAGAATTAGACGATGAGGATTTGACCGCTATCCAGGTTTACTTGTTGAATGAGGAGCAGACAATGGCACAAGCGGTTTGTCGCGTCTTTCAAGAAGATGGCAAGTGGATGCTCGGCCGTGTAGCTGTAGCTAAGGCAGCTCGCGGACAACATTTAGGCACTGACATGATGAAGCAGGTTCATGAATACCTGCAGCAGCAAGGTGCTGATCGCTTGTATTGTCATGCCCAGTGGCAAGCAAAACCATTCTATGATTCATTAGGTTATAAGACACAGGGTGAACCATTTGTTGAAGCAGATGTTAAGCATATAATGATGTATTACGATTTATAAATGAAAAAACTTGTGCAGTTAATGCACAAGTTTTTTGTTAATTGCCGTAGCAACTAAATTAATTAAAACAGTATTGCCCTTGGTAGTAAAATGTTGGCCATCTGCTTGATAGTAAGATGAAATATTAGGTAAATGCTTGAAATTAGCAATTAAATCAACGAAAGGAATATTGTGTTCAGCTGCTACAGTTTGTGCAACTTGATTGTAGCACGTTAAGCTTTCATTGCTGTAATATTGCATGATAGTTGAATTATCTGGATTGGGATAAGCAGGTCCAATAATGATCATTCGTGCAGCGCCAATTGCGGTAATTAATTTTTGAAGATTTTGAGCATAAAGATTGCTGGGAATACCCCAAGTAGAAGCAGCATCGTTAGTGCCAAATTCCAAGACAACGAGATCACTATCTTCGTCAACTAATGATAAACGTTTGAGGCCATCAGCAGTTGTGGCACCACTTTGAGAAATATTATTGACATAGAAGTTAGCTCCCAGTATTTGTTGCAGGCCTGCGGTGATTAAGGTAGTGTCGTGGTGGTTACGATAACCGTTAAATAAGGAATCACCGAATAAAGTTATGTTTTGCATAAGTACTCTTTTCGTTTTAATTAAGAAACCAAAAATATTTTGGTTGAAATATCTGTTTACCTTATAATAGAGGAAAACAGGGTAAAGGACAATTAAATGAAAAATTATTTGCAATTTAAGCGGGATCAGTGGGCATCATTTTCTTCAGATAAGCAGGTTAAAATCAACCAAGCTGAGTTGGCGAAGATTAAGTCATTAGGGGATGTTGTCAACTTAACCGATGTCCGTGAGATATATGGTAGTCTGATTGAGTATCTACATTTAGTTTATCAAGAAAAACGGGCACTGCAGAAGAAACAAAGTAACTTTTTAAATGCTGCGATTACAGCTGCTCCGTTTATTATTGGCATTTCAGGTTCGGTTGCTGTTGGAAAATCCACAACAGCACGTCTATTACAGGTTTTGCTTAGCAGAACATATCCAGAATTAAATGTGCATTTAATGACAACAGATGGCTTTATTTATTCGAATCAAGAGTTAAAAAGACGTCATTTGTTTGATCGAAAAGGCTTTCCGGAAAGTTATAACATGAACTTGCTGAATGACTTTTTGCGAGATGTGCTTGCAGGCAAGACGGATATTGTCTATCCGCTATATTCACAAGAACTAAGTGATGTTGTGCCGGGGCAGTATGGTCACGTCAAGCAGCCGGATATTTTGATAATTGAAGGCATTAATACGCTACAGTTACCAACAAATGGGCAAATTGTAACCAGCGATTTTTTTGATTTTTCAATTTATATTGATGCAGCTGAAGAATTAATTGAGCAATGGTTTATGCAACGGTTCGTGCGTGTTTTGGAATTAAATAAAAATAATCCCAATAATTTTTATTATCAAATGGCTAATGGTCCGCGCGCTGATGCATTGCAATTAGCACAAGAAACTTGGCAAATGGTTAATTTGGTTAATTTACGTGAATATATTGCTCCCACTAAGCAACGTGCGAGTCTAATTTTGCATAAAACTGACGGACATTTAATTGATCGAATCTATCTTAGACACTTTTAATTTGGTATACTTAATTACATGAACAGGATTTATTTATTATTAATTAAAAAATTTGCTTTGCCTCCAGCGTGAATAACTTTGAATTTAAGCATAATTATTTTTGGAATTTAAAGGAGTATAAACATGGTA from Lactobacillus sp. ESL0785 encodes:
- a CDS encoding GNAT family N-acetyltransferase, translated to MVEKEKFVFKKIDEMSGREVFCIARLRINTFVTEQEITVPELDDEDLTAIQVYLLNEEQTMAQAVCRVFQEDGKWMLGRVAVAKAARGQHLGTDMMKQVHEYLQQQGADRLYCHAQWQAKPFYDSLGYKTQGEPFVEADVKHIMMYYDL
- a CDS encoding GDSL-type esterase/lipase family protein — encoded protein: MQNITLFGDSLFNGYRNHHDTTLITAGLQQILGANFYVNNISQSGATTADGLKRLSLVDEDSDLVVLEFGTNDAASTWGIPSNLYAQNLQKLITAIGAARMIIIGPAYPNPDNSTIMQYYSNESLTCYNQVAQTVAAEHNIPFVDLIANFKHLPNISSYYQADGQHFTTKGNTVLINLVATAINKKLVH
- the helD gene encoding RNA polymerase recycling motor HelD translates to MTKAMDEKQFEQKHLNHVLAMIKDKKAELSSAIKSAEGEARNLNSHFFDDVRLDYDGYSTSMETALSIHQQQQLLDERENAWQHSAKQLGTVQRLEKKPYFARVDFKEGSEKPETIYIGLGSFADKDNHFLIYDWRAPISSIYYDGKLGQVSYLSPEGEITVDMTKKRQFMIEDGKIVNMFDTNESIGDQMLLEVLGEKSSTQMKSIVTTIQREQNKIIRNTSADLLFVQGAAGSGKTSAIMQRIAYLLYRYRGNLTSSDVIMFSPNQLFNDYIKNVLPEMGEQNMVQMTYWQFVSRRLPGMTVENLFDQFEDQTADTAIGEFKDSTSFFKLVTRYAEHLNKRGVVFKDIYFRNKKRPFFAKDKINELYYSYNDNYNLSNRIDATREELIKSLNRKINAETKKAWVSETIESLSKQQLNALYDRPDQEFESEEKEEKFLGRKIVVKALDKVYQQIRHNNFINMRAQYLSFLRAVPKMTDLTKWQISTDDWAKHVAKVKDSFKQHHIHMNDVSAYLYLYDLLTGRHVNYEMRYAFIDEIQDYTPFQLCYLKYNFPRAKFTMLGDLNQAIFTKDESRSLLKQISGLFDPKKTDVVQLTKSYRSTKQLTDFTKQILRQGEKIESFNRQGPKPVLWGRKNDLETIQVLQQVLQDNSKEQLTTAIITKDLASAKFVSQKLQENNVKATLIATANQRLVDGTLVVPSYLAKGLEFDAVIMWAASEANYHQLDETQLVYTITSRAMYKLDLIYTGQKSPLLAVDPHTYEEK
- the coaA gene encoding type I pantothenate kinase encodes the protein MKNYLQFKRDQWASFSSDKQVKINQAELAKIKSLGDVVNLTDVREIYGSLIEYLHLVYQEKRALQKKQSNFLNAAITAAPFIIGISGSVAVGKSTTARLLQVLLSRTYPELNVHLMTTDGFIYSNQELKRRHLFDRKGFPESYNMNLLNDFLRDVLAGKTDIVYPLYSQELSDVVPGQYGHVKQPDILIIEGINTLQLPTNGQIVTSDFFDFSIYIDAAEELIEQWFMQRFVRVLELNKNNPNNFYYQMANGPRADALQLAQETWQMVNLVNLREYIAPTKQRASLILHKTDGHLIDRIYLRHF